The Paenibacillus sophorae genome has a segment encoding these proteins:
- a CDS encoding NUDIX domain-containing protein has product MVSQNGEQRYNAKKYRTPDGVPADIVMFTLTKRERKTVTKTLPIRELRVMLIKRKKWPCEGMWALPGGFCQEDESIYDAATRELKEETGVDGGHLEYLGVYSTPGRDPRGWIISHAFFALVEEWMLEQRRASDDAGEVGLFTLQEALEELELAFDHHAIISEAYLRIQQQMLQTTIAKQFLPRHFTLSELYQVIQTVVPEFKEPNFIRKITSTRSRQGILQEVRDEDGNPLSSNQYSQRPAQLYMFTDHQPLLSIYT; this is encoded by the coding sequence ATGGTGAGCCAGAACGGGGAACAACGCTACAACGCCAAAAAATACCGCACTCCGGATGGTGTTCCGGCCGATATCGTCATGTTTACCTTAACGAAACGCGAGCGAAAGACCGTCACCAAGACGCTTCCGATCCGTGAACTGAGAGTCATGCTGATCAAGCGGAAGAAGTGGCCCTGCGAGGGAATGTGGGCGCTTCCGGGCGGTTTCTGCCAGGAGGACGAGTCGATATATGATGCGGCTACGCGTGAATTAAAGGAAGAGACGGGGGTCGATGGCGGCCACCTGGAATACTTGGGGGTATACAGTACGCCTGGACGGGACCCGCGCGGATGGATAATCAGCCATGCTTTCTTTGCGCTGGTTGAGGAATGGATGCTTGAACAGAGACGGGCTTCCGACGATGCAGGTGAGGTGGGCCTGTTTACCCTGCAAGAAGCGCTGGAAGAGCTGGAGCTGGCTTTTGACCATCACGCTATTATTTCGGAAGCCTACCTGCGTATTCAGCAGCAGATGCTGCAGACAACGATTGCGAAGCAGTTCCTGCCGCGTCATTTTACGCTGAGCGAGCTTTATCAGGTCATTCAGACGGTAGTGCCTGAATTCAAGGAGCCGAACTTTATCCGCAAAATCACTTCCACACGCAGCCGCCAGGGCATTTTGCAGGAAGTGCGGGACGAAGATGGAAATCCGCTAAGCTCTAATCAATATTCCCAGCGTCCAGCGCAGCTGTATATGTTTACCGATCATCAGCCGCTGCTGTCCATCTATACGTAA